In one Hymenobacter sp. DG25B genomic region, the following are encoded:
- a CDS encoding S1/P1 nuclease — MLKRFFSAALLLLIPGFVGAWGVDGHRAVGRIAEQHLSRKAKREVHRLLGTETLTMVSTWPDEVRYYPDFKHTAPWHYVNTASGLNQEQYLQALKGQTEPNAYNMLQAKLKELKDPGKSQAERVAALKFVVHLVGDAHQPLHAGHAEDKGGNDIKLKFRGKDTNLHSLWDSGLIDYQGLTYTEMGCQYDHKLPHQLVHQWQHTPIEQWFWESYQSSEKIYQEAPNGTDIDYNYYPAHSELMKQRIQQAGVRLAELLNETFG; from the coding sequence ATGTTGAAACGTTTCTTTTCGGCAGCCCTGCTGCTCCTTATTCCAGGGTTTGTTGGTGCCTGGGGAGTAGATGGCCATCGGGCCGTGGGTCGTATTGCCGAGCAGCATCTTTCCCGCAAAGCCAAGCGCGAAGTGCACCGCCTGCTGGGCACCGAAACCCTGACCATGGTGAGCACCTGGCCGGATGAAGTGCGCTACTACCCTGATTTTAAGCATACCGCCCCCTGGCACTATGTAAACACCGCTTCCGGCCTGAACCAGGAGCAATACCTGCAGGCCCTGAAAGGCCAGACCGAGCCCAACGCCTACAATATGCTGCAGGCCAAGCTGAAGGAGTTGAAAGACCCTGGTAAGTCGCAGGCCGAGCGGGTGGCCGCCCTCAAGTTTGTGGTGCACCTGGTAGGCGACGCCCACCAGCCTCTGCACGCCGGCCACGCCGAGGACAAAGGCGGCAACGATATCAAACTGAAATTCCGGGGCAAGGACACCAACCTGCACAGCCTCTGGGATAGTGGCTTGATTGATTACCAGGGCCTGACTTACACCGAAATGGGCTGCCAGTACGACCATAAGCTGCCGCACCAACTGGTGCACCAGTGGCAGCACACGCCTATAGAGCAGTGGTTCTGGGAATCGTACCAGAGCAGCGAGAAGATCTACCAGGAGGCACCCAACGGCACCGATATCGACTATAACTACTACCCGGCCCATTCTGAGCTGATGAAGCAGCGGATTCAGCAGGCCGGGGTTCGTTTGGCGGAATTACTGAACGAAACATTCGGTTAG
- a CDS encoding 16S rRNA (uracil(1498)-N(3))-methyltransferase, with product MPHTFFAPDLTLPGYTLPEDESKHAVRVLRLSIGDAVELVNGRGSIFQAEVEVADAKRCRLRILHEQQIPRRAYQVHLAVAPTKNLDRMEWLVEKATEMGVDKITFLRCSRSERRELKLERLQKIAVSALKQSGQAWLPDLTELTDFAQFLPTVAPETTFIAHLAEGERTPLSHVAASGPECCILIGPEGDFTPQEIEAAFARGIRPVTLGASRLRTETAALAAVHTVHVAHELQ from the coding sequence ATGCCGCACACCTTCTTCGCCCCTGATCTTACCCTACCCGGCTATACCCTGCCCGAAGACGAAAGCAAGCACGCCGTGAGGGTGCTGCGCCTGAGCATCGGCGATGCTGTGGAGCTGGTAAACGGCCGGGGCAGTATTTTTCAGGCCGAAGTGGAAGTAGCTGATGCTAAGCGCTGCCGCCTGCGCATCCTGCACGAGCAGCAGATTCCGCGCCGCGCCTACCAGGTGCACCTGGCCGTGGCCCCCACCAAAAACCTCGACCGAATGGAATGGCTGGTGGAAAAAGCCACCGAAATGGGGGTGGATAAAATTACTTTCCTGCGGTGCTCCCGCTCCGAGCGGCGGGAACTGAAGCTGGAGCGCCTGCAGAAAATTGCGGTGAGTGCCCTAAAGCAATCCGGGCAGGCTTGGCTGCCGGACCTAACCGAGCTGACAGATTTTGCGCAGTTTCTGCCCACCGTAGCCCCCGAAACTACCTTTATTGCGCACCTGGCTGAAGGAGAGCGGACGCCCCTTTCCCACGTGGCCGCCAGCGGCCCGGAATGTTGCATTCTCATTGGTCCGGAAGGCGACTTTACCCCGCAGGAAATTGAAGCTGCTTTTGCCCGGGGCATCCGGCCGGTTACCTTGGGTGCCTCCCGCCTCCGCACCGAAACGGCGGCTCTGGCGGCGGTACATACCGTGCACGTAGCCCACGAACTGCAATAG
- the groL gene encoding chaperonin GroEL (60 kDa chaperone family; promotes refolding of misfolded polypeptides especially under stressful conditions; forms two stacked rings of heptamers to form a barrel-shaped 14mer; ends can be capped by GroES; misfolded proteins enter the barrel where they are refolded when GroES binds) — MAKNIQFDTDGRDKLKRGVDKLANAVKVTLGPKGRNVVIDKKFGAPTITKDGVTVAKEIELKDPIENMGAQLVKEVASKTADQAGDGTTTATVLAQAIYTAGSKNVAAGANPMDLKRGIDKAVHAVVANLKQQSKKIENSSEIAQVGAISANNDMEIGQMIADAMDKVGKEGVITVEEARGTETEVKTVEGMQFDRGYLSPYFVTNAEKMEVELENPFILIYDKKVSTMKELLPVLEQVVQTGKPLVIISEDVDGEALATLVVNKLRGSLKIAAVKAPGFGDRRKAMLEDIAVLTGGTVISEERGYKLENATLEYLGQAEKIIIDKDNTTIVNGKGEKEGITARVNEIKAQVEKTTSDYDKEKLQERLAKLSGGVAILYIGASTEVEMKEKKDRVDDALHATRAAVEEGVVPGGGVALVRALDALEGVNTLNGDERTGVNIIRTALEAPLRTIVQNAGGEGSVVVQKVREGKGDYGYNAREDRYENLMAAGILDPTKVTRLALENAASIAGLLLTTECVISDEPEDDKGGAGAAAAGMGGMGGMGGMM; from the coding sequence ATGGCTAAGAACATCCAATTTGATACCGACGGCCGCGATAAGCTAAAGCGCGGCGTAGATAAACTGGCTAACGCCGTGAAAGTAACCCTGGGCCCTAAAGGCCGCAACGTGGTTATCGACAAGAAATTTGGCGCCCCCACCATTACCAAAGACGGTGTGACGGTTGCCAAGGAAATTGAGCTGAAAGACCCGATTGAAAATATGGGTGCTCAGCTGGTGAAGGAAGTAGCCAGCAAAACTGCTGATCAGGCCGGTGATGGTACTACTACTGCCACCGTACTGGCCCAGGCTATTTACACGGCCGGCTCCAAAAACGTAGCCGCCGGTGCTAACCCCATGGACCTGAAGCGCGGTATCGATAAAGCCGTGCACGCAGTAGTGGCTAACCTGAAGCAGCAGTCCAAGAAGATTGAAAACTCTTCGGAAATTGCTCAGGTAGGCGCTATTTCGGCCAACAACGACATGGAAATCGGCCAGATGATTGCCGATGCTATGGACAAAGTGGGCAAAGAAGGCGTGATTACCGTGGAAGAAGCGCGTGGTACTGAAACCGAAGTAAAAACGGTGGAAGGCATGCAGTTCGACCGTGGTTACCTCTCCCCTTACTTCGTGACCAACGCGGAGAAAATGGAAGTGGAGCTGGAGAACCCCTTCATCCTGATCTACGACAAGAAAGTAAGCACCATGAAGGAGCTCCTGCCCGTGCTGGAGCAAGTGGTGCAAACCGGCAAGCCCCTGGTTATCATCTCCGAAGATGTGGACGGTGAGGCCCTGGCTACGCTGGTAGTAAACAAGCTGCGCGGCTCGCTGAAAATTGCGGCTGTAAAAGCTCCCGGCTTCGGCGACCGTCGCAAGGCGATGCTGGAAGACATTGCCGTTCTCACGGGCGGTACCGTTATCAGCGAAGAGCGCGGCTACAAGCTGGAAAACGCTACGCTGGAATATCTCGGCCAGGCCGAGAAAATCATCATTGACAAGGACAATACCACTATTGTCAATGGCAAAGGCGAGAAAGAAGGCATCACGGCCCGTGTAAACGAAATCAAAGCTCAGGTGGAGAAAACCACTTCGGACTACGATAAGGAGAAACTGCAGGAGCGTCTGGCCAAGCTGTCGGGCGGGGTTGCTATCCTCTACATCGGTGCTTCTACGGAAGTAGAGATGAAGGAGAAGAAAGACCGGGTGGACGATGCCCTGCACGCTACCCGCGCGGCCGTGGAAGAAGGTGTAGTACCCGGCGGCGGTGTTGCTCTGGTGCGCGCTCTTGATGCTCTGGAAGGCGTGAATACGCTGAATGGCGACGAGCGTACCGGCGTAAACATCATCCGTACGGCTCTGGAAGCTCCCCTGCGTACCATCGTGCAGAACGCCGGTGGCGAAGGCTCGGTAGTAGTACAGAAGGTGCGCGAAGGCAAAGGTGATTACGGCTACAACGCCCGCGAGGACCGCTACGAAAACCTGATGGCCGCTGGTATCCTCGACCCCACCAAAGTAACGCGTCTGGCCCTGGAAAATGCCGCATCTATTGCCGGCCTGCTCCTGACCACCGAGTGCGTTATTTCGGATGAGCCCGAAGATGACAAAGGTGGCGCTGGTGCCGCTGCTGCCGGTATGGGCGGCATGGGTGGCATGGGTGGCATGATGTAA
- a CDS encoding patatin-like phospholipase family protein, translated as MPQHLAIALSGGGARGIAHLGVLAALDELQIPVGRLAGVSSGAIAAAFYAAGYPPADILRMLTSTNVARLMRPAFSSFGLLHMDAVEQLFVRYLGPGCTFAALHCPLTLVATDLREGISVFYDQGLLIPPLLASSAVPIVYRPVEFEGRQLVDGGLLNNLPVEPLLGHGVPVVGVHCNPVNHTARITTFRRLVERTLHLAINANTAARQQLCQLLIEPPELHQYRPLSYRLAPELFSIGYQYTLQLEKELRALLEE; from the coding sequence ATGCCGCAGCACTTAGCCATAGCATTGTCAGGGGGCGGCGCGCGCGGTATTGCGCACTTAGGAGTGCTGGCCGCGCTGGATGAGCTGCAAATTCCCGTAGGAAGGCTGGCGGGCGTCAGCTCCGGGGCCATTGCGGCCGCCTTTTACGCCGCAGGTTATCCGCCCGCAGATATTCTGCGCATGCTCACCAGCACTAACGTGGCCCGCCTGATGCGCCCGGCGTTCAGCAGTTTTGGCTTACTGCACATGGATGCCGTGGAGCAGCTGTTTGTGCGCTATTTAGGCCCGGGCTGCACCTTCGCCGCCCTCCATTGCCCGCTTACCCTGGTAGCTACTGATTTACGCGAAGGCATCTCCGTGTTTTATGATCAGGGGCTCTTAATTCCGCCGTTGCTGGCTTCCTCGGCGGTGCCCATTGTGTATCGGCCGGTCGAGTTTGAAGGTCGTCAGCTGGTGGATGGGGGGCTGTTGAACAACCTGCCGGTGGAGCCCTTGCTGGGGCATGGCGTGCCGGTGGTGGGCGTGCATTGCAACCCCGTAAATCACACGGCCCGCATTACCACATTCCGCCGCCTGGTAGAGCGTACGCTGCATCTGGCTATCAATGCCAACACGGCCGCCCGGCAGCAACTCTGCCAGTTGCTGATTGAGCCCCCGGAGCTGCATCAGTACCGGCCGCTCAGCTACCGCCTGGCGCCCGAGTTATTTTCTATCGGGTACCAATACACGCTGCAGCTGGAAAAGGAGCTGCGGGCTTTGCTGGAGGAATAA
- a CDS encoding DUF4159 domain-containing protein codes for MFKRLLITVLLLLPLLAAGPAAPSFRIAKLHYGGGGDWYANKTSLPNLIQFCNRTLNTNIDPEEGTVELDSPELLTYPFVHMTGHGNVSFTEAEAKNLRHYLTGGGFLHIDDNYGLDRFIRPEMKKVFPELEFVELPFTHPIYHQKYQFPRGLPKVHEHDGKRPQGFGLLYKGRLVCFYTYECDLGNGWEDVGTYPGDTPAIHDAALRMGANLVAYALTQD; via the coding sequence ATGTTTAAAAGACTGCTGATTACCGTGCTACTTCTGCTGCCGCTGCTGGCAGCCGGCCCCGCAGCCCCCAGCTTCCGCATTGCCAAGCTGCACTACGGCGGGGGCGGCGACTGGTACGCCAACAAAACCTCCCTGCCGAACCTGATTCAGTTCTGCAACCGTACCCTGAACACCAATATTGATCCGGAGGAAGGAACCGTAGAGCTGGATTCGCCGGAGCTGCTTACGTACCCGTTTGTGCACATGACAGGCCACGGCAACGTCTCTTTTACGGAAGCCGAAGCTAAAAACCTTCGCCATTACCTCACGGGCGGCGGTTTTCTGCATATTGATGACAACTACGGGCTGGACCGGTTTATCAGGCCCGAGATGAAGAAGGTGTTTCCGGAGCTGGAGTTTGTGGAGCTTCCCTTTACGCATCCCATCTACCACCAAAAATATCAATTTCCGCGGGGCTTGCCTAAAGTACACGAGCACGACGGCAAGCGCCCCCAGGGATTTGGCCTGCTGTATAAAGGCCGCCTGGTGTGCTTCTACACCTATGAGTGCGACCTGGGCAATGGCTGGGAAGATGTAGGCACCTACCCCGGAGACACGCCCGCTATTCATGATGCGGCGCTACGTATGGGTGCCAACCTGGTGGCTTATGCCCTCACGCAGGACTAA
- a CDS encoding methylated-DNA--[protein]-cysteine S-methyltransferase — translation MVTTPATLDYQRIAQAIQFLEANFRRQPSLEEVAAAVHLSPFHFQRLFSEWAGISPKRFVQYLTADFLKARLAEAAPLAEAAEEAGLSAPSRLHDLFVTLEAVTPLEYRTGGAGVQISYGLHDTPFGPALLAATERGICGLHLLQPEQPDLDAALAALRKAWPQAKLQPNAARTAPLLARAFAPVAGQPLHLLVRGTNFQVKVWEALLRVPVGQVVSYQHVAQAIGQPRALQAVGSAVGANPVALLIPCHRVIRKEGILGEYRWGSTTKKALIGWEMAQAELHAAQLV, via the coding sequence ATGGTCACTACCCCAGCCACCCTCGATTATCAACGTATTGCGCAGGCCATTCAATTTCTGGAAGCCAATTTCCGGCGGCAACCCAGCCTGGAGGAAGTAGCCGCGGCCGTGCACCTGAGTCCGTTTCATTTCCAGCGGCTGTTCAGCGAGTGGGCCGGCATCAGTCCCAAGCGCTTTGTGCAATACCTCACGGCTGATTTTCTGAAGGCGCGGCTGGCCGAAGCCGCCCCGCTTGCGGAGGCCGCCGAGGAAGCCGGCCTGTCGGCCCCCTCGCGCCTGCACGATTTATTTGTGACCCTGGAGGCTGTAACACCCCTGGAGTACCGGACGGGCGGTGCCGGCGTGCAAATCAGCTACGGCTTGCACGACACTCCTTTTGGCCCGGCCTTGCTGGCCGCTACGGAGCGCGGCATCTGTGGGCTGCACCTACTGCAGCCGGAGCAGCCCGACCTCGACGCTGCCCTGGCGGCGCTGCGGAAAGCCTGGCCCCAGGCCAAGCTTCAGCCCAATGCCGCCCGCACGGCGCCCCTGCTGGCCCGGGCATTTGCGCCGGTAGCGGGCCAGCCCCTGCATCTGCTGGTGCGCGGCACTAATTTCCAAGTGAAAGTGTGGGAGGCGCTCTTGCGGGTGCCGGTGGGCCAGGTAGTGAGCTACCAGCACGTGGCGCAGGCCATTGGGCAGCCACGGGCCCTGCAGGCTGTTGGCTCGGCCGTAGGCGCTAACCCGGTGGCCCTGCTGATTCCCTGTCACCGGGTTATCCGGAAGGAAGGCATATTGGGCGAATACCGCTGGGGCTCTACCACCAAAAAAGCCCTGATTGGCTGGGAAATGGCCCAGGCTGAACTACATGCCGCGCAACTTGTGTAG
- the pckA gene encoding phosphoenolpyruvate carboxykinase (ATP), with protein sequence MQDSAANVLPRLQPLGFTRTSGPVHLNLTPAELVEQALRRGEGTLTDNGALMADTGKFTGRSPKDRFVVKDASTEDSVWWGDINIAFDPAKFDQLQAKMVQYLADKELFVRDAYAGAHPDYQLKLRVVNELAWHNLFCYNMFLRPAEGADTTWTPDFSIICAPGFEADPAVDGTRQSNFAIINFAKKMILIGGTGYAGEMKKGIFGVLNYLLPHEKNTLSMHCSANIGEQGDTAIFFGLSGTGKTTLSADPHRGLIGDDEHGWMPGNAGIFNFEGGCYAKVIDLSQEKEPQIWDAIRFGSIVENTRFIPGTRTVDYTNKSVTENTRTAYPIGFIDNAVEPSVGGVPKNIFFLTADAFGVLPPISKLDKSHAMYHFMSGYTAKVAGTEVGITEPQTTFSACFGQVFLPLHPTKYAEMLGKKMEEHDVNVWLINTGWTGGSYGTGSRMKLPYTRAMITAALNGKLDDVEFVKHPVFGVEMPVSLAGVPAEILDPRNTWSDKEAYDKTAASLAEKFVHNFQKYADFANEEILAGAPKVAAEAGV encoded by the coding sequence ATGCAAGATTCTGCCGCCAACGTCCTCCCCCGCCTTCAGCCTCTGGGCTTTACGCGTACCTCTGGTCCGGTCCACCTGAACCTTACCCCCGCCGAGCTGGTAGAACAGGCCCTGCGCCGCGGCGAAGGCACCCTCACCGACAATGGCGCCCTCATGGCTGACACCGGCAAATTCACCGGCCGCTCGCCCAAGGACCGCTTTGTAGTGAAGGATGCCAGCACCGAAGACAGCGTTTGGTGGGGCGACATCAACATTGCCTTTGATCCAGCGAAATTTGATCAGCTGCAGGCCAAAATGGTGCAGTACCTGGCCGACAAAGAGCTGTTTGTGCGTGATGCCTATGCCGGTGCCCACCCCGACTATCAGCTGAAGCTCCGCGTAGTAAACGAGCTAGCCTGGCACAACTTGTTCTGCTACAACATGTTCCTGCGCCCCGCCGAAGGCGCTGATACTACCTGGACGCCGGACTTCAGCATCATCTGTGCCCCTGGCTTTGAGGCCGACCCCGCCGTGGATGGCACCCGCCAGAGCAATTTCGCTATTATCAACTTCGCGAAGAAGATGATTCTGATTGGTGGTACGGGCTACGCCGGCGAGATGAAGAAAGGCATCTTTGGCGTGCTGAACTACCTGCTGCCCCACGAGAAAAACACGCTGAGCATGCACTGCTCGGCCAACATTGGCGAGCAGGGCGACACCGCCATTTTCTTCGGCCTATCGGGCACCGGCAAGACCACCCTCTCCGCCGACCCGCACCGCGGCCTCATCGGCGACGATGAGCACGGCTGGATGCCCGGCAACGCCGGTATCTTCAACTTTGAAGGCGGCTGCTACGCCAAGGTTATCGACCTGAGCCAGGAGAAGGAGCCCCAGATCTGGGATGCTATTCGCTTTGGCTCCATTGTGGAGAACACACGCTTTATTCCCGGCACCCGCACGGTAGACTACACCAACAAATCGGTAACGGAAAACACGCGCACGGCTTATCCTATCGGCTTTATTGATAATGCGGTAGAGCCTTCTGTGGGCGGCGTGCCCAAGAACATCTTCTTCCTCACCGCCGATGCCTTTGGCGTACTGCCTCCCATCAGCAAGCTGGACAAGAGCCATGCTATGTACCACTTCATGTCGGGCTACACGGCTAAGGTGGCGGGCACAGAAGTAGGCATTACGGAGCCCCAGACCACCTTCTCGGCCTGCTTTGGCCAGGTATTCCTGCCCCTGCACCCCACTAAGTACGCGGAGATGCTGGGCAAGAAGATGGAGGAGCACGATGTAAACGTGTGGCTGATTAACACCGGCTGGACGGGCGGTAGCTACGGCACCGGCTCCCGCATGAAACTTCCCTACACCCGCGCCATGATTACGGCCGCCCTAAACGGTAAGCTGGATGATGTGGAGTTTGTGAAGCACCCGGTATTCGGCGTAGAAATGCCCGTTTCGCTGGCTGGCGTTCCTGCCGAAATACTGGACCCGCGCAACACGTGGTCGGATAAAGAAGCTTATGATAAAACGGCTGCTTCGCTGGCGGAGAAATTCGTGCACAACTTCCAGAAGTATGCCGATTTCGCCAACGAAGAAATTCTGGCCGGCGCCCCAAAGGTGGCCGCTGAAGCTGGCGTATAA
- a CDS encoding peptide MFS transporter: protein MQTTSAALHQQPPVAANSGHPRGLYVLFATEMWERFSYYGMRALLSLYMIKALLMNKEMSSLIYGNYTSLVYLTPLLGGYVADRYWGNRRSILIGGLMMAAGQFALFFSASLYQTGQADAPQMQLLLFFLGLGLLIFGNGFFKPNISSMVGTLYPAGDKRIDAAYTIFYMGINLGAFMSPLVCGTLGDTGNPADFKWGFLAAGIGMLLGTITFELLKHKYVVTATGAPLGAKPERSVEHSPVVPTQTDAPVRAETLAQPSKSFASKLPMLIGLFVVIYAAIAWLMNRDWIGALVFSAMIVAPITILTDSTLTAREKQKIYVIFILSFFVIFFWGTFEQAGASLTFFADEQTDRTLGSAVVPASYFQSANALFIIIFAPIFAVLWTWLGKRGAEPSSPLKMSISLMLMAVGYLIIAFGVKGVDATTKVSMFWLITMYMVHTFAELCLSPIGLALVNKLAPARFASLLMAVWFLATAAGNKLAGVLSGLYPPGPGEFAKAAKEGINLPNILNGTTQATADITAKLSSLELTSHWPTFLGFQITSLYDFFMIFVGMSAVASLILFVLYKRLYTMMEEPVTA from the coding sequence ATGCAAACAACATCTGCTGCTCTTCATCAACAGCCGCCCGTAGCCGCGAACAGCGGACACCCGCGGGGCCTGTACGTACTTTTCGCCACAGAAATGTGGGAGCGTTTCAGCTATTATGGCATGCGCGCCCTCTTGTCGCTGTACATGATCAAGGCCCTCCTGATGAACAAGGAGATGTCGTCGCTCATTTATGGTAACTACACCAGCCTGGTGTACCTCACGCCGCTGCTGGGCGGCTACGTGGCCGACCGCTATTGGGGCAACCGCCGCTCAATTCTCATTGGGGGCCTGATGATGGCCGCCGGGCAGTTTGCTCTTTTCTTCAGTGCATCCCTCTACCAGACGGGCCAGGCCGATGCCCCTCAGATGCAGCTGCTGCTGTTCTTTCTGGGCCTGGGCCTGCTGATTTTCGGTAACGGCTTCTTCAAGCCCAATATCTCCTCCATGGTGGGTACGCTGTACCCCGCCGGCGACAAGCGTATTGATGCGGCCTATACCATTTTCTACATGGGTATCAACCTGGGCGCCTTTATGTCGCCGCTGGTGTGCGGTACCCTGGGCGACACCGGCAACCCCGCCGACTTTAAGTGGGGCTTCCTGGCCGCTGGTATTGGTATGCTGCTGGGCACCATTACGTTTGAGCTGCTCAAGCACAAATATGTGGTAACAGCCACCGGCGCCCCCCTTGGCGCCAAGCCCGAGCGCAGCGTGGAGCACTCCCCCGTGGTGCCTACCCAAACCGATGCTCCGGTACGGGCCGAAACCCTTGCGCAGCCCAGCAAGAGCTTCGCCAGCAAGCTGCCCATGCTCATTGGCCTGTTTGTGGTTATATATGCCGCCATTGCCTGGCTGATGAACCGCGACTGGATTGGCGCGCTGGTATTCTCGGCTATGATTGTAGCGCCCATCACTATCCTGACCGACTCTACGCTCACGGCCCGCGAAAAGCAGAAGATCTACGTTATTTTCATCCTGAGCTTCTTCGTTATCTTCTTCTGGGGCACGTTTGAGCAGGCGGGTGCCTCGCTCACCTTCTTTGCCGATGAGCAGACGGACCGTACGCTGGGTTCGGCTGTAGTACCAGCTTCTTATTTCCAGTCGGCTAACGCCCTGTTTATCATTATATTCGCGCCCATCTTCGCGGTGCTCTGGACGTGGCTGGGCAAACGGGGCGCCGAGCCTTCCTCACCCCTGAAAATGTCGATCAGCCTTATGCTGATGGCCGTTGGTTACCTCATCATTGCCTTCGGCGTGAAAGGTGTGGACGCTACCACCAAAGTGAGCATGTTCTGGCTGATTACCATGTACATGGTGCACACCTTTGCAGAGTTGTGTTTGTCGCCCATTGGCCTGGCTCTGGTGAATAAGCTGGCGCCCGCCCGCTTTGCTTCCCTGCTGATGGCCGTGTGGTTCCTGGCTACTGCCGCCGGCAACAAGCTGGCTGGCGTACTTTCCGGCCTGTATCCTCCCGGCCCCGGCGAGTTTGCTAAAGCAGCTAAAGAAGGCATCAACCTGCCCAACATCCTGAACGGCACCACGCAGGCCACCGCCGACATTACCGCCAAGCTCAGCAGCCTGGAACTGACCTCTCACTGGCCTACTTTCCTCGGCTTTCAGATCACCAGCCTCTACGATTTCTTTATGATTTTCGTGGGCATGTCGGCCGTTGCTTCGCTGATTCTGTTCGTGCTTTACAAGCGCCTCTACACCATGATGGAGGAGCCTGTAACTGCGTAA
- a CDS encoding 1-acyl-sn-glycerol-3-phosphate acyltransferase, with protein sequence MPKPANTPTFWYLFSKFWFWLTGWKLASVVPPDIRKAIMIAAPHTSNWDLLYARAAFFLMGVPVRFTVKKEWVDNPIVGGLMKSLGALAVDRRRNNSLVDGMIQLFNEREELVIMITPEGTRSYQPKWRKGFYFVAQGAHVPILLGFLDYKNKEAGVGPAVYPTGNYEADLEQIQAFYRTKTGRFPEQGVR encoded by the coding sequence ATGCCCAAACCTGCCAACACGCCCACTTTTTGGTATCTGTTTTCTAAATTCTGGTTCTGGCTTACGGGCTGGAAGCTAGCCTCCGTAGTTCCACCGGATATCCGGAAAGCTATTATGATAGCCGCCCCGCATACCAGCAACTGGGACCTGCTGTATGCCCGCGCGGCTTTTTTCCTGATGGGAGTGCCGGTCCGCTTCACTGTAAAAAAGGAGTGGGTAGATAACCCGATAGTAGGCGGGCTGATGAAGTCCCTGGGCGCCCTGGCCGTAGACCGCCGCCGCAACAACAGCCTGGTAGACGGTATGATTCAGCTATTTAACGAGCGGGAAGAACTCGTTATCATGATTACGCCGGAGGGCACGCGCAGCTACCAGCCCAAGTGGCGCAAAGGCTTCTATTTTGTGGCGCAGGGCGCGCATGTGCCCATTCTGCTGGGCTTCCTGGATTATAAAAACAAAGAAGCCGGCGTAGGTCCCGCTGTGTACCCAACCGGCAACTATGAGGCGGATCTGGAGCAAATTCAGGCTTTCTACCGCACCAAAACCGGCCGGTTCCCGGAGCAGGGCGTACGCTAG
- a CDS encoding SDR family oxidoreductase produces the protein MTPKLKKLKDQVIVITGASSGIGLVTARMAAEKGARLVLAARSEDALRELTHEIERKGGQATYVVADVSRQEDVHNIARKALERFGGFDTWINDAGVSIYGKLTDIPIADMRKLFETNVWGLIYGSLEAVKHLRKQGGAIINVGSVLSESTAILQGIYSASKHAVKGFTDGLRMELSLDELPIVVTLIKPAAIDTPYTLHAKNYMEREAQHAPPAYAPETVAQAILHCCESPEREITVGGGGKMITGMAHWTPALHDTFQENVFVKQEKADYAPRPLAQNGLDQPSGSLQERGNYPGHTRETSYYTEASTSKPILRTALAVGAGLALVSLLGRSKKGNGHTNEHENSSHRDAVDLDTQFKYPITDPNPSVH, from the coding sequence ATGACACCAAAATTGAAAAAACTAAAAGACCAGGTTATTGTAATTACCGGGGCCTCTTCCGGCATAGGGCTGGTTACGGCCCGCATGGCCGCCGAAAAGGGAGCCCGCCTGGTGCTGGCCGCCCGCAGCGAAGATGCCCTGCGGGAGCTTACCCATGAAATAGAGCGGAAAGGCGGCCAAGCTACGTACGTGGTGGCCGATGTAAGCCGGCAGGAAGACGTCCATAACATTGCCCGCAAAGCGCTGGAGCGGTTCGGAGGCTTCGATACCTGGATAAACGACGCCGGAGTATCCATCTATGGTAAGCTCACGGATATTCCCATTGCGGATATGCGCAAGCTTTTTGAAACCAACGTGTGGGGCTTGATTTATGGCTCCCTGGAGGCCGTGAAGCACCTGCGGAAGCAGGGTGGGGCTATTATCAATGTAGGTAGTGTTCTCTCCGAGAGCACCGCTATTCTGCAGGGCATCTACAGCGCCAGCAAACACGCCGTAAAAGGCTTTACCGATGGCCTGCGCATGGAGCTTTCCCTGGATGAGCTTCCCATTGTCGTTACGCTCATCAAACCCGCCGCCATTGACACGCCGTACACGCTGCACGCCAAAAATTACATGGAGCGCGAAGCCCAGCACGCGCCGCCCGCCTATGCCCCCGAAACCGTAGCGCAGGCCATCCTGCACTGCTGCGAATCGCCGGAGCGCGAAATAACCGTGGGTGGGGGCGGCAAAATGATAACCGGCATGGCCCACTGGACCCCTGCTCTGCACGATACCTTCCAGGAAAACGTGTTTGTAAAGCAGGAAAAAGCCGATTACGCCCCACGTCCGCTGGCCCAGAATGGCCTGGACCAGCCCTCCGGCTCCCTACAGGAGCGGGGCAACTACCCCGGCCACACCCGCGAAACCAGCTATTATACCGAGGCCAGCACCAGCAAACCTATTCTGCGCACGGCCCTGGCTGTAGGAGCGGGTTTGGCGCTGGTGTCGCTGCTGGGCCGCAGCAAAAAAGGCAACGGCCATACCAATGAGCACGAGAACAGTAGCCACCGGGATGCTGTTGACCTGGACACTCAGTTTAAGTACCCGATAACAGATCCAAACCCGAGCGTTCATTAA